The Scyliorhinus torazame isolate Kashiwa2021f chromosome 7, sScyTor2.1, whole genome shotgun sequence genome has a window encoding:
- the npl gene encoding N-acetylneuraminate lyase isoform X4, with translation MAIPRNKLCGLVAATFTPMTQDNEINLSVIGQYVDYLVKVQGIKNIFVNGTTGEGLSLTVEERKLLAEEWISQGKDKLDQVIIHVGSLSIKESQQLAKHAAEYNASGIAVISPFFFKPQSIEALIEFLKEVASAAPSTPFYYYHLPEFTGVSLNIVELLDGIEKRIPTFQGIKFTSSDLLDFGQCVHKYKDKFALLYGKDEVLLSAMVLGASGAVGRL, from the exons ATGGCAATACCTAGGAACAAGCTTTGTGGTTTAGTCGCGGCAACCTTCACACCCATGACACAAGATAA TGAAATAAATCTCTCTGTAATTGGTCAATATGTTGATTATCTCGTAAAAGTCCAGGGGATTAAAAATATTTTTG TGAATGGCACAACGGGAGAGGGCCTGTCTCTTACTGTTGAAGAACGAAAATTGCTTGCTGAAGAGTGGATCAGCCAAGGAAAGGACAA GTTAGATCAGGTGATAATTCATGTGGGTTCCTTGAGTATAAAAGAATCGCAACAGTTG GCAAAACATGCCGCCGAGTACAATGCTTCTGGGATTGCAGTCATTTCACCGTTCTTCTTCAAACCTCAAAGTATAG AGGCTTTGATAGAATTTCTAAAGGAAGTGGCATCTGCTGCCCCCAGCACTCCTTTCTACTATTACCATCTTCCTGAATTTACTGGAGTATCTT TAAACATTGTGGAACTGCTAGATGGGATAGAGAAAAGGATTCCCACATTCCAAGGAATAAAGTTCACCAGCAGTGACTTGTTGGACTTTGGTCAATGTGTTCACAAGTACAAGGATAAATTTGCTTTGCTGTACGGGAAAGATGAG GTACTCTTGTCTGCAATGGTATTGGGAGCAAGTGGAGCCGTCGGCAG